A single Vigna radiata var. radiata cultivar VC1973A chromosome 8, Vradiata_ver6, whole genome shotgun sequence DNA region contains:
- the LOC106772108 gene encoding protein argonaute 10 isoform X1, producing the protein MPVRQMRESSEQHLVIKPHLQNPMNGAKKVPRAVQNGKGPPPPLPQEPHNQTSSHARNKGRRRGRGGRKCDQGDVLMRPIVTSGVENGSTMCGEIEMGYPTSSKSLTFAPRPGFGQVGTKCIVKGNHFFAELPDKDLNQYDVSITPEVSSKAVNRSIIAELVRLYKESDLGMRLPAYDGRKSLYTAGPLPFSWREFKIKVVDDEDGVNGPKREREYRVVIKFVARANLHHLGQFLAGKRADAPQEALQILDIVLRELSSKRFCPIGRSFFSPDIRTPQRLGEGLESWCGFYQSIRPTQMGLSLNIDMASAAFIEPLPVVEYVGQLLGKDILSRQLSDADRIKIKKALRGVKVEVTHRGSVRRKYRVSGLTSQPTRELVFPVDENSTMKSVVEYFQEMYGFTIKYTHLPCLQVGNQKKANYLPMEACKIVEGQRYTKRLNEKQITALLKVTCQRPRDRESDILRTIQHNAYDQDPYAKEFGIKISEKLASVEARILPAPWLKYHESGKEKNCLPQVGQWNMMNKKMINGMTVSRWACINFSRSVQDTVALSFCTELAQMCQVSGMEFNPEPVIPIYNAKPEHVEKALKHVYHVSSNKTKGKELELLLAILPDNNGSLYGDLKRICETDLGLISQCCLTKHVFKITKQYLANVSLKINVKMGGRNTVLVDAVSCRIPLVSDIPTIIFGADVTHPENGEDSSPSIAAVVASQDWPEVTKYAGLVCAQAHRQELIQDLYKMWHDPVRGLVSGGMIRDLLISFRKATGQKPLRIIFYRDGVSEGQFYQVLLYELDAIRKACASLEPNYQPPVTFIVVQKRHHTRLFANNHRDRNSTDKSGNILPGTVVDSKICHPTEFDFYLCSHAGIQGTSRPAHYHVLWDENNFTADGIQSLTNNLCYTYARCTRSVSVVPPAYYAHLAAFRARFYMEPDMQENGSSGGGGGGECGVVKPLPALKENVKRVMFYC; encoded by the exons ATGCCAGTGAGACAGATGAGGGAGAGCTCAGAGCAACATCTTGTTATCAAGCCCCATTTGCAGAACCCCATGAATGGAGCTAAGAAGGTTCCTAGAGCTGTTCAAAATGGCAAAGGTCCACCACCGCCACTGCCACAAGAACCCCACAACCAAACATCATCTCATGCTAGGAACAAGGGGAGAAGAAGGGGCAGGGGTGGCAGAAAATGTGACCAAGGGGATGTTTTGATGAGACCTATTGTGACAAGTGGTGTTGAAAATGGAAGCACCATGTGTGGTGAAATAGAGATGGGATACCCTACATCAAGCAAGTCTTTGACCTTTGCTCCTAGGCCTGGCTTTGGACAAGTTGGAACAAAGTGCATTGTGAAGGGTAACCATTTCTTTGCAGAGTTACCAGACAAGGACTTAAACCAGTATGAT GTCAGTATCACCCCTGAAGTCTCTTCCAAAGCTGTGAACAGGTCCATAATAGCAGAACTCGTGAGGCTGTATAAAGAGTCTGACCTTGGGATGAGGCTTCCAGCATATGATGGCAGAAAAAGTCTGTACACAGCAGGGCCACTTCCCTTTTCCTGGAGAGAGTTTAAGATAAAGGTTGTGGATGATGAGGATGGAGTTAATGGCCCCAA aagagaaagagaatataGAGTGGTGATCAAGTTTGTTGCTAGGGCGAATTTGCATCACTTGGGCCAGTTTCTGGCTGGTAAACGTGCTGATGCACCACAAGAGGCACTCCAAATTCTTGACATTGtattaagagagctatcatctAAGAG GTTCTGTCCAATTGGTAGATCATTCTTTTCACCGGATATTAGAACACCCCAACGGCTTGGGGAAGGTTTGGAGTCTTGGTGTGGATTTTACCAAAGCATAAGGCCCACTCAGATGGGTCTTTCCCTCAATATTG ATATGGCTTCTGCTGCGTTCATTGAACCTCTTCCAGTCGTGGAATATGTTGGCCAGCTATTGGGAAAAGATATCCTGTCAAGGCAATTGTCTGACGCTGATCGCATCAAA ATTAAGAAAGCTCTTAGAGGAGTTAAAGTTGAAGTAACCCACAGAGGGAGTGTCAGAAGAAAGTACCGAGTTTCTGGTTTGACTTCTCAACCGACCAGAGAACTTGT GTTTCCTGTTGATGAGAACTCAACTATGAAGTCAGTAGTTGAATATTTTCAAGAGATGTATGGTTTCACAATTAAATATACTCACCTTCCTTGCCTTCAAGTAGGAAatcaaaagaaagcaaattatTTGCCAATGGAG GCCTGCAAAATTGTTGAGGGACAACGCTACACAAAAAGGTTGAATGAGAAGCAAATCACCGCTCTCCTGAAAGTTACTTGTCAAAGACCCCGTGATCGTGAAAGTGACATTTTGCGg ACCATTCAGCACAATGCTTATGATCAAGATCCTTATGCAAAGGAATTTGGGATTAAAATAAGTGAGAAGCTAGCTTCGGTAGAAGCGAGAATTCTTCCTGCCCCATGG CTTAAATATCATGAAAGTGGGAAAGAAAAGAATTGTTTGCCCCAAGTTGGTCAATGGAATATGATGAACAAG AAAATGATAAATGGGATGACTGTCAGCCGGTGGGCATGCATAAATTTTTCACGAAGTGTACAAGACACTGTTGCTCTCTCTTTTTGTACCGAACTAGCTCAAATGTGCCAAGTATCTGGCATG GAATTTAATCCAGAGCCTGTTATCCCCATCTACAATGCCAAACCTGAGCATGTGGAGAAAGCTTTAAAGCATGTTTATCATGTGTCATCAAACAAAACCAAAGGAAAGGAATTGGAGCTTTTATTAGCAATATTACCTGACAACAACGGTTCTCTCTACG gTGATCTAAAGCGTATTTGTGAAACTGACCTTGGTTTAATTTCTCAATGTTGTCTGACGAAGCATGTCTTCAAGATCACTAAGCAGTACCTGGCTAATGTGTCTTTGAAAATCAATGTCAAG ATGGGAGGTAGAAACACTGTTTTGGTTGATGCTGTAAGTTGTAGAATACCATTGGTTAGTGACATACCAACTATAATATTTGGAGCAGATGTTACTCACCCTGAAAATGGGGAAGACTCCAGCCCTTCAATTGCAGCT GTAGTAGCATCTCAAGACTGGCCTGAAGTGACAAAATATGCCGGTTTAGTGTGTGCTCAGGCTCATAGGCAGGAACTTATACAAGACTTGTACAAAATGTGGCATGACCCTGTTCGTGGCTTAGTTAGTGGTGGCATGATCCG AGATTTGTTGATTTCCTTTAGAAAGGCAACAGGACAAAAGCCTCTAAGGATTATATTTTATAG GGATGGTGTAAGTGAAGGACAATTTTACCAAGTTCTACTCTACGAGTTGGATGCAATTCGGAAG GCATGTGCTTCTTTAGAACCAAACTATCAACCTCCAGTAACTTTCATAGTTGTACAAAAAAGACACCATACTCGGTTGTTTGCAAACAACCACAGGGACAGAAACAGTACAGATAAGAGTGGAAATATATTGCCTG ggACTGTTGTGGATTCTAAAATCTGTCATCCAacagaatttgatttttatctctGCAGTCATGCCGGTATCCAG GGTACAAGTCGTCCTGCTCATTATCAtgttctttgggacgaaaacAACTTTACAGCAGATGGAATCCAATCTTTGACAAACAATCTATGTTATACATATGCAAGGTGTACACGCTCAGTGTCTGTTG TTCCTCCTGCATATTACGCACACTTAGCTGCATTTCGAGCACGGTTCTACATGGAACCAGACATGCAAGAAAATGGCTCCTcaggaggtggtggtggtggagagtGCGGCGTGGTGAAGCCGTTGCCAGCCTTGAAAGAAAATGTGAAGAGAGTAATGTTTTACTGTTAG
- the LOC106772108 gene encoding protein argonaute 10 isoform X2 produces MRLPAYDGRKSLYTAGPLPFSWREFKIKVVDDEDGVNGPKREREYRVVIKFVARANLHHLGQFLAGKRADAPQEALQILDIVLRELSSKRFCPIGRSFFSPDIRTPQRLGEGLESWCGFYQSIRPTQMGLSLNIDMASAAFIEPLPVVEYVGQLLGKDILSRQLSDADRIKIKKALRGVKVEVTHRGSVRRKYRVSGLTSQPTRELVFPVDENSTMKSVVEYFQEMYGFTIKYTHLPCLQVGNQKKANYLPMEACKIVEGQRYTKRLNEKQITALLKVTCQRPRDRESDILRTIQHNAYDQDPYAKEFGIKISEKLASVEARILPAPWLKYHESGKEKNCLPQVGQWNMMNKKMINGMTVSRWACINFSRSVQDTVALSFCTELAQMCQVSGMEFNPEPVIPIYNAKPEHVEKALKHVYHVSSNKTKGKELELLLAILPDNNGSLYGDLKRICETDLGLISQCCLTKHVFKITKQYLANVSLKINVKMGGRNTVLVDAVSCRIPLVSDIPTIIFGADVTHPENGEDSSPSIAAVVASQDWPEVTKYAGLVCAQAHRQELIQDLYKMWHDPVRGLVSGGMIRDLLISFRKATGQKPLRIIFYRDGVSEGQFYQVLLYELDAIRKACASLEPNYQPPVTFIVVQKRHHTRLFANNHRDRNSTDKSGNILPGTVVDSKICHPTEFDFYLCSHAGIQGTSRPAHYHVLWDENNFTADGIQSLTNNLCYTYARCTRSVSVVPPAYYAHLAAFRARFYMEPDMQENGSSGGGGGGECGVVKPLPALKENVKRVMFYC; encoded by the exons ATGAGGCTTCCAGCATATGATGGCAGAAAAAGTCTGTACACAGCAGGGCCACTTCCCTTTTCCTGGAGAGAGTTTAAGATAAAGGTTGTGGATGATGAGGATGGAGTTAATGGCCCCAA aagagaaagagaatataGAGTGGTGATCAAGTTTGTTGCTAGGGCGAATTTGCATCACTTGGGCCAGTTTCTGGCTGGTAAACGTGCTGATGCACCACAAGAGGCACTCCAAATTCTTGACATTGtattaagagagctatcatctAAGAG GTTCTGTCCAATTGGTAGATCATTCTTTTCACCGGATATTAGAACACCCCAACGGCTTGGGGAAGGTTTGGAGTCTTGGTGTGGATTTTACCAAAGCATAAGGCCCACTCAGATGGGTCTTTCCCTCAATATTG ATATGGCTTCTGCTGCGTTCATTGAACCTCTTCCAGTCGTGGAATATGTTGGCCAGCTATTGGGAAAAGATATCCTGTCAAGGCAATTGTCTGACGCTGATCGCATCAAA ATTAAGAAAGCTCTTAGAGGAGTTAAAGTTGAAGTAACCCACAGAGGGAGTGTCAGAAGAAAGTACCGAGTTTCTGGTTTGACTTCTCAACCGACCAGAGAACTTGT GTTTCCTGTTGATGAGAACTCAACTATGAAGTCAGTAGTTGAATATTTTCAAGAGATGTATGGTTTCACAATTAAATATACTCACCTTCCTTGCCTTCAAGTAGGAAatcaaaagaaagcaaattatTTGCCAATGGAG GCCTGCAAAATTGTTGAGGGACAACGCTACACAAAAAGGTTGAATGAGAAGCAAATCACCGCTCTCCTGAAAGTTACTTGTCAAAGACCCCGTGATCGTGAAAGTGACATTTTGCGg ACCATTCAGCACAATGCTTATGATCAAGATCCTTATGCAAAGGAATTTGGGATTAAAATAAGTGAGAAGCTAGCTTCGGTAGAAGCGAGAATTCTTCCTGCCCCATGG CTTAAATATCATGAAAGTGGGAAAGAAAAGAATTGTTTGCCCCAAGTTGGTCAATGGAATATGATGAACAAG AAAATGATAAATGGGATGACTGTCAGCCGGTGGGCATGCATAAATTTTTCACGAAGTGTACAAGACACTGTTGCTCTCTCTTTTTGTACCGAACTAGCTCAAATGTGCCAAGTATCTGGCATG GAATTTAATCCAGAGCCTGTTATCCCCATCTACAATGCCAAACCTGAGCATGTGGAGAAAGCTTTAAAGCATGTTTATCATGTGTCATCAAACAAAACCAAAGGAAAGGAATTGGAGCTTTTATTAGCAATATTACCTGACAACAACGGTTCTCTCTACG gTGATCTAAAGCGTATTTGTGAAACTGACCTTGGTTTAATTTCTCAATGTTGTCTGACGAAGCATGTCTTCAAGATCACTAAGCAGTACCTGGCTAATGTGTCTTTGAAAATCAATGTCAAG ATGGGAGGTAGAAACACTGTTTTGGTTGATGCTGTAAGTTGTAGAATACCATTGGTTAGTGACATACCAACTATAATATTTGGAGCAGATGTTACTCACCCTGAAAATGGGGAAGACTCCAGCCCTTCAATTGCAGCT GTAGTAGCATCTCAAGACTGGCCTGAAGTGACAAAATATGCCGGTTTAGTGTGTGCTCAGGCTCATAGGCAGGAACTTATACAAGACTTGTACAAAATGTGGCATGACCCTGTTCGTGGCTTAGTTAGTGGTGGCATGATCCG AGATTTGTTGATTTCCTTTAGAAAGGCAACAGGACAAAAGCCTCTAAGGATTATATTTTATAG GGATGGTGTAAGTGAAGGACAATTTTACCAAGTTCTACTCTACGAGTTGGATGCAATTCGGAAG GCATGTGCTTCTTTAGAACCAAACTATCAACCTCCAGTAACTTTCATAGTTGTACAAAAAAGACACCATACTCGGTTGTTTGCAAACAACCACAGGGACAGAAACAGTACAGATAAGAGTGGAAATATATTGCCTG ggACTGTTGTGGATTCTAAAATCTGTCATCCAacagaatttgatttttatctctGCAGTCATGCCGGTATCCAG GGTACAAGTCGTCCTGCTCATTATCAtgttctttgggacgaaaacAACTTTACAGCAGATGGAATCCAATCTTTGACAAACAATCTATGTTATACATATGCAAGGTGTACACGCTCAGTGTCTGTTG TTCCTCCTGCATATTACGCACACTTAGCTGCATTTCGAGCACGGTTCTACATGGAACCAGACATGCAAGAAAATGGCTCCTcaggaggtggtggtggtggagagtGCGGCGTGGTGAAGCCGTTGCCAGCCTTGAAAGAAAATGTGAAGAGAGTAATGTTTTACTGTTAG